One genomic segment of Alphaproteobacteria bacterium includes these proteins:
- a CDS encoding glutaminase translates to MTDLQNIVDEIHAELAPRRGEGKVADYIPALARVDAKKFGLAVVDLDGKAAIAGDAKTPFSIQSISKVFTLTMALGRSGAELWTRVGREPSGSPFNSIVQLEAERGIPRNPLINAGALVVTDTLLDGRGRDETAADILAFMRERAGGEPVTRDAEVAASEAATGFRNASLANFIRAFGNIHNPIDDVLAVYFGQCAIAASCLALARAGLYLANEGVDPLAKRRVIDAAGARRICAVMMTCGHYDASGDFAFRVGLPGKSGVGGGILAVAPKRAAIAVWSPGLGTAGTSLLGGLALEKLAARTGWSVF, encoded by the coding sequence ATGACCGATCTGCAAAACATCGTCGACGAGATCCACGCCGAACTGGCCCCGCGGCGCGGCGAAGGCAAGGTCGCGGATTACATCCCGGCTTTGGCGCGGGTCGACGCCAAGAAATTCGGCCTCGCGGTCGTCGATCTCGATGGCAAGGCGGCGATCGCGGGCGACGCGAAAACGCCGTTCTCGATCCAGAGTATCTCGAAGGTCTTCACGCTGACGATGGCGCTGGGCCGGTCGGGTGCGGAGCTTTGGACGCGGGTCGGGCGCGAGCCGTCGGGCTCGCCGTTCAATTCGATCGTGCAGCTGGAGGCCGAGCGCGGCATTCCGCGCAATCCGCTGATCAACGCGGGGGCGCTGGTCGTGACTGACACGCTGCTCGACGGGCGCGGGCGGGACGAGACGGCCGCCGATATTCTGGCGTTCATGCGTGAACGTGCAGGCGGCGAACCCGTCACGCGCGACGCGGAAGTCGCGGCTTCGGAAGCGGCGACGGGGTTCCGCAACGCCAGCCTTGCGAATTTCATTCGCGCCTTCGGCAATATCCATAATCCGATCGACGACGTGCTGGCCGTCTATTTCGGCCAATGCGCCATCGCGGCGAGCTGCCTTGCCTTGGCGCGCGCGGGGCTCTACCTCGCCAATGAAGGCGTCGATCCGTTGGCCAAGCGCCGGGTGATCGACGCGGCGGGTGCGCGGCGTATTTGCGCGGTCATGATGACCTGCGGCCATTACGACGCGTCGGGCGATTTCGCCTTCCGCGTCGGCCTGCCGGGCAAAAGCGGCGTGGGCGGTGGCATTCTGGCCGTGGCGCCCAAACGGGCGGCAATCGCGGTCTGGTCGCCGGGGCTGGGGACGGCGGGCACATCGTTGCTGGGCGGGCTGGCGCTGGAAAAACTCGCCGCGCGGACCGGCTGGTCGGTGTTCTGA
- a CDS encoding PBP1A family penicillin-binding protein yields MSSRRISRREPSFERSAADTAERGDSLRADPESRPPRRSPKPKRAKADKSAKRRGGGGGRFGKIAKFALKWGLVVGIWGGIAGAGALAYFALTLPPIDRIERFDRRPAMTFVDAGGDTVATYGDLYGGLVRLDEMPAYLPMAVLATEDRRFYEHFGVDPRGIARAFVANLQAGRVVQGGSTITQQLAKNVFLDNDRSAERKIRELLLAFWLERKFTKEQILTLYLNRVYLGAGTYGVEAAARRYFGKSAREVNVHEAAIIAGLLKAPSRLAPTASLPRAKARASDVLDNMVEAGFLTSTQRQTAGTMPVSSPSFTQAQRGNRYFTDWLLDQVQGFVGFADRDLTIVTTIDQRLQRAAETALADILNREGPRAEVEQGAFVLMKPDGAVQALVGGRDYATSPFNRATEARRQPGSSFKTFVYLAGIEHGLKTTDIVSGAPLQIRDWRPQNIDGRVFGDMTVHDAFARSVNTAAIRVAQQAGIDNVLRTAQRLGVASPLRRDLSIALGTSETTLLEMVAAYAPFANGGEGVIPHAITEIRDAGGTVLYRRQGSGPGMVVEKPALAAMTELLTAVVKEGSGRAAALDRPTAGKTGTTQDYRDALFIGFTADYVGGAWFGNDDRDDMRRITGGTLPARLWRSVMLEAHRGLPARPLPGDIPIEQPGWFARLFQSLQAPSAPTPESQGQVLRVPASPSAPAQRMIDESQRDYRGLLPGDPGYTPNHGTTN; encoded by the coding sequence ATGTCGAGTCGCAGAATCTCCCGGCGCGAGCCGAGCTTCGAACGGTCCGCCGCCGATACGGCCGAACGCGGGGATTCCTTGCGCGCCGACCCGGAATCGCGACCGCCAAGGCGGAGCCCCAAGCCCAAGCGCGCCAAAGCCGACAAATCCGCCAAGAGGCGCGGCGGCGGCGGCGGCCGCTTTGGCAAGATCGCGAAATTCGCCCTCAAATGGGGTCTCGTCGTTGGCATTTGGGGCGGTATCGCAGGGGCCGGGGCGCTCGCCTATTTCGCGCTGACCCTGCCGCCGATCGATCGGATCGAGCGTTTCGACCGCCGCCCGGCGATGACTTTCGTCGATGCGGGCGGCGACACGGTCGCGACCTATGGCGATCTCTATGGCGGTCTCGTGCGCCTGGACGAGATGCCGGCCTATCTGCCGATGGCCGTGTTGGCGACCGAGGATCGGCGCTTCTACGAGCATTTCGGCGTCGATCCGCGCGGCATCGCGCGCGCTTTCGTCGCCAATCTTCAGGCGGGTCGCGTCGTGCAAGGCGGCTCGACGATCACCCAGCAGCTCGCCAAGAACGTGTTTCTCGACAACGACCGTTCGGCCGAGCGCAAGATCCGTGAATTGCTGCTCGCCTTCTGGCTGGAGCGCAAATTTACCAAGGAACAGATCCTCACGCTCTATTTGAACCGCGTCTATCTGGGGGCGGGCACCTATGGTGTGGAAGCCGCCGCGCGGCGCTATTTCGGCAAATCGGCGCGCGAGGTGAATGTCCACGAAGCCGCGATCATCGCGGGGCTTCTGAAAGCGCCGTCACGCTTGGCACCCACCGCCAGCCTGCCGCGCGCCAAGGCGCGCGCCTCCGACGTGCTCGACAATATGGTCGAGGCGGGATTCTTGACATCTACCCAGCGCCAGACGGCGGGCACGATGCCGGTGTCGAGCCCCAGCTTCACCCAAGCCCAGCGCGGCAATCGCTATTTCACCGATTGGCTGCTCGATCAGGTGCAAGGCTTCGTCGGCTTCGCCGATCGGGATTTGACGATCGTCACCACGATCGATCAGCGCTTGCAGCGCGCGGCCGAAACGGCGCTCGCCGATATCCTCAACCGCGAAGGCCCGCGCGCGGAGGTCGAACAGGGCGCCTTCGTGTTGATGAAGCCCGACGGTGCGGTGCAGGCGCTGGTCGGCGGGCGCGATTACGCGACCAGCCCCTTCAATCGCGCGACCGAAGCGCGCCGCCAGCCCGGCTCGTCGTTCAAAACCTTCGTCTATCTCGCGGGCATCGAACATGGGTTGAAGACGACCGATATCGTGTCGGGTGCGCCGCTTCAGATCCGCGATTGGCGCCCGCAGAATATCGACGGGCGCGTCTTCGGCGATATGACCGTGCACGACGCGTTCGCGCGTTCGGTCAACACGGCCGCGATCCGCGTGGCCCAGCAGGCGGGCATCGACAACGTGCTGCGCACCGCGCAGCGTTTGGGCGTGGCCTCGCCCTTGCGCCGCGATCTGTCGATCGCGCTGGGCACGTCGGAAACCACGCTGCTGGAAATGGTTGCCGCCTATGCGCCTTTCGCCAATGGCGGCGAGGGCGTCATCCCGCATGCGATCACCGAAATCCGCGATGCGGGCGGCACCGTGCTGTATCGCCGCCAAGGCTCGGGCCCCGGCATGGTCGTCGAGAAACCGGCTTTGGCCGCGATGACCGAATTGCTGACGGCGGTGGTGAAGGAAGGCTCGGGCCGTGCGGCCGCGCTGGACCGGCCGACCGCCGGCAAAACGGGCACGACGCAGGATTATCGCGACGCGCTGTTCATCGGCTTCACCGCCGATTACGTGGGCGGGGCGTGGTTCGGCAACGACGATCGCGACGATATGCGCCGCATCACTGGCGGTACGTTGCCCGCCCGGTTGTGGCGCAGCGTGATGCTCGAAGCGCATCGCGGCCTGCCCGCGCGCCCGCTGCCCGGCGATATCCCGATCGAACAACCGGGCTGGTTCGCGCGGCTGTTCCAATCGCTGCAAGCGCCGTCGGCGCCAACACCCGAATCGCAAGGCCAGGTCCTGCGCGTGCCCGCATCACCCAGCGCGCCCGCGCAACGCATGATCGACGAATCTCAGCGCGACTATCGCGGGCTATTGCCCGGCGATCCGGGCTACACGCCCAATCACGGCACCACCAACTAG
- the corA gene encoding magnesium/cobalt transporter CorA, with translation MLLNCVAYQEGKKLSDIPVERISEVLHTPGTFVWVAMRDPDQAEMEAMRREFGLHELAVEDALRGHQRPKIEEYGDSLFAIIQLVDIEGGELSVGEVAVFVGPNYVLSVRSRAKQTFLGVRDRCEREPHLLKQGASFVLYALMDAAVDRYFPVVDALETELEAIEDRIFEKGGQRANIERLYELKRKVMCLRHAVVPLIEGVSKLYGGRVPAVCTHSQEYFRDVYDHLLRINASIDDLRDTATTAMQVNLSMVTIEESEVNKRLAAWAGIFAVATAFAGIWGMNFKNMPELDWDYGYPAALVTIALACGLLYRRFKKTGWL, from the coding sequence ATGCTGCTGAATTGCGTCGCCTATCAGGAGGGCAAGAAGCTCTCCGACATTCCCGTCGAACGGATCAGCGAAGTCCTGCACACGCCCGGGACCTTCGTTTGGGTCGCCATGCGCGATCCCGACCAGGCGGAGATGGAGGCGATGCGCCGCGAATTCGGCCTGCACGAATTGGCGGTCGAAGACGCGCTGCGCGGCCATCAGCGCCCGAAGATCGAGGAATATGGCGACTCGCTGTTCGCGATCATTCAGCTCGTGGATATCGAGGGTGGCGAATTATCGGTCGGCGAGGTCGCGGTGTTCGTCGGCCCGAACTACGTGTTGTCGGTGCGCAGCCGCGCCAAGCAGACCTTCCTGGGCGTGCGCGACCGTTGCGAGCGCGAGCCGCATCTGTTGAAGCAGGGCGCTTCCTTCGTGCTCTACGCGCTGATGGACGCCGCGGTCGATCGCTATTTCCCGGTCGTCGATGCGCTGGAGACCGAGCTTGAGGCGATCGAAGACCGGATCTTCGAAAAGGGCGGCCAGCGCGCGAATATCGAACGGCTTTACGAATTGAAGCGCAAGGTCATGTGCCTGCGCCACGCGGTGGTGCCGTTGATCGAAGGGGTCAGCAAGCTCTATGGCGGGCGCGTGCCCGCCGTGTGCACGCATAGCCAGGAATATTTCCGCGACGTCTACGACCATCTGCTGCGCATCAACGCGTCGATCGACGATTTGCGCGACACCGCGACGACTGCGATGCAGGTGAACCTGTCGATGGTCACGATCGAAGAAAGCGAGGTCAACAAGCGCCTCGCGGCTTGGGCCGGTATCTTCGCCGTCGCCACCGCCTTCGCCGGCATCTGGGGCATGAACTTCAAAAACATGCCGGAGCTCGACTGGGATTACGGCTATCCGGCCGCTCTCGTCACGATCGCATTGGCGTGCGGGCTGCTCTATCGGCGCTTCAAGAAGACGGGCTGGTTGTAA
- a CDS encoding multidrug effflux MFS transporter, whose amino-acid sequence MAEQARATAGTIALLTLISILGQLSIGLYTPSLPSLAQALGAAAGEIKLTMTVFLASFAVAQLFWGAFSDRFGRRPILFAGVIVYLAGTIICMTAGSIGILIAGRFIQGIGACVGVTISRAVVRDRYDRVQGARTLAFIGMAMAAGPAIAPVLGGQLQVLFGWRAAFAALLLIGAGIGLATYLRLDESIRQRDPAATDPVRLMTNYGALLRSRIYIAYSGLTAAFFGGLMAFATGLPFVMIDGFGMSPALFGFMPLFTVVGYFSGSTLAGKRTGRDPSHKLARIGAGCALAGGMAYAAVTLLGLEAPATVIAPMMIYMFGYGLVLPSALAAAMQPFAQMAGTAAALQGFAQMAMGASVTLIVAAFADGSARSMALAIAAASILVAVFAWLAPAESKHA is encoded by the coding sequence ATGGCTGAACAAGCGCGCGCGACGGCGGGCACGATCGCGTTGCTCACCTTGATCTCGATCCTCGGGCAATTGTCGATCGGCCTTTACACGCCGTCGCTGCCCTCGCTCGCCCAGGCCTTGGGCGCGGCGGCGGGCGAGATCAAGCTGACCATGACGGTGTTCCTCGCGTCATTCGCGGTCGCGCAGTTGTTCTGGGGCGCCTTCTCCGACCGCTTCGGCCGCCGGCCGATTCTGTTCGCGGGCGTGATCGTCTATCTCGCGGGCACCATCATCTGCATGACCGCCGGCTCGATCGGCATTCTGATCGCCGGGCGCTTCATCCAAGGGATCGGCGCTTGCGTAGGCGTCACGATTTCGCGCGCCGTGGTGCGCGACCGTTACGATCGCGTGCAAGGGGCGCGCACCCTCGCCTTCATCGGCATGGCGATGGCGGCGGGCCCGGCCATCGCACCCGTTCTTGGCGGACAGTTGCAGGTGTTGTTCGGCTGGCGCGCCGCCTTCGCCGCGTTGCTGCTGATCGGTGCTGGAATCGGGCTTGCCACCTATCTGCGGCTCGACGAAAGCATCCGGCAACGCGATCCCGCCGCCACCGACCCCGTCCGGTTGATGACGAATTACGGCGCCTTGCTGCGCAGCCGGATCTACATCGCCTATTCCGGGCTGACCGCGGCATTCTTCGGCGGGCTGATGGCGTTCGCGACCGGCCTGCCCTTCGTGATGATCGACGGCTTCGGGATGAGCCCCGCCTTGTTCGGCTTCATGCCGCTGTTCACGGTGGTCGGCTATTTCTCCGGTTCCACGCTCGCGGGCAAACGCACCGGGCGCGATCCGTCGCATAAGCTGGCCCGTATCGGTGCGGGTTGCGCGCTCGCCGGCGGCATGGCCTATGCGGCGGTCACGTTGCTGGGGCTGGAAGCGCCGGCCACCGTGATCGCGCCGATGATGATCTATATGTTCGGCTACGGCCTCGTCTTGCCCTCCGCCCTCGCCGCCGCGATGCAGCCTTTCGCGCAGATGGCGGGAACCGCCGCCGCCCTGCAAGGCTTCGCGCAGATGGCGATGGGCGCCAGCGTCACATTGATCGTCGCCGCTTTCGCCGACGGCAGCGCGCGGTCGATGGCGTTGGCGATCGCGGCCGCATCGATTCTGGTCGCGGTCTTCGCCTGGCTCGCCCCCGCCGAGAGCAAACACGCATGA
- a CDS encoding TIGR03862 family flavoprotein: MTRKVAIIGAGPAGLFAAQVLAQAGLAPVVFDLMAAPLRKFLLAGRGGLNLTHGEALDPFLARYAGAAPNLEAAIRDFPPAKLREWADGLGAETFVGSSNRVFPKAMKASPLARAWLRELSRLGVELRARHRWIGWTDDGALRFETPDGDVTFKADATILALGGASWPKLGSDGAWVDTLAARGVNVAKLQPSNCGFVATWSAHLAANHAGTPLKRIAIAFGDKRARGEAMLTREGIEGGAIYALSGPLRDAILRDGYATARIDLVPDMSFAELHAKLDKPRGTKSFATWVRRAVALPPAALALLQEDRNVAKLDASGVAAAIKSVPITLVAMAPIDRAISSAGGVAFGGIDAHYMLRDLPGVFVAGEMLDWEAPTGGYLLQACFATGHAAAKGVLAFLESGR; the protein is encoded by the coding sequence GTGACGCGCAAGGTTGCCATTATCGGGGCGGGCCCCGCCGGGTTGTTCGCCGCGCAAGTCCTGGCACAAGCGGGGCTGGCCCCGGTCGTGTTCGACCTTATGGCCGCGCCGTTGCGCAAATTCCTGCTCGCCGGGCGCGGCGGTTTGAATCTGACGCATGGCGAAGCGCTCGATCCGTTCCTTGCGCGCTATGCGGGCGCCGCGCCGAACTTGGAAGCGGCGATCCGCGACTTTCCGCCTGCGAAATTGCGCGAATGGGCCGATGGGTTGGGGGCCGAAACCTTCGTCGGCTCGTCCAACCGCGTATTTCCCAAAGCGATGAAGGCCTCGCCTTTGGCGCGCGCGTGGCTGCGCGAACTTTCGCGGCTGGGCGTGGAACTGCGCGCGCGGCATCGCTGGATCGGCTGGACCGACGATGGCGCGTTGCGTTTCGAAACGCCGGACGGCGACGTCACGTTCAAAGCCGACGCGACGATCCTGGCGCTGGGCGGGGCCAGCTGGCCCAAGCTCGGCTCGGATGGCGCATGGGTCGATACACTCGCCGCGCGCGGCGTGAATGTCGCGAAATTGCAGCCGTCGAATTGCGGTTTCGTCGCAACATGGTCGGCGCATCTGGCCGCGAACCACGCGGGCACGCCGCTCAAACGCATCGCGATCGCGTTCGGCGATAAGCGCGCGCGCGGCGAAGCGATGCTGACGCGCGAAGGCATCGAAGGCGGGGCGATCTACGCGCTGTCGGGGCCGTTGCGCGACGCGATTTTGCGCGACGGCTACGCGACCGCGCGGATCGATCTCGTACCCGATATGAGCTTTGCCGAACTGCACGCCAAGCTCGACAAGCCGCGCGGGACAAAATCCTTCGCCACCTGGGTGCGCCGCGCCGTGGCGCTGCCGCCCGCCGCCTTGGCGCTGCTGCAGGAAGACCGCAACGTCGCCAAGCTCGACGCTTCGGGCGTGGCGGCGGCGATCAAATCGGTGCCGATCACGCTGGTCGCGATGGCGCCGATCGACCGCGCGATTTCCTCCGCCGGCGGTGTGGCTTTCGGCGGGATCGACGCGCACTACATGCTGCGCGATCTGCCGGGCGTGTTCGTCGCGGGCGAAATGCTCGATTGGGAAGCGCCGACCGGCGGGTATTTGCTGCAAGCCTGTTTCGCCACCGGTCACGCGGCGGCCAAGGGCGTTCTCGCGTTTCTTGAATCCGGACGATAG
- a CDS encoding HU family DNA-binding protein: protein MAEKQEVVTLKAIAYELAEKHEIPKKQSVEILDGFVAALTKSLKKGAKIRVPGLGIFQVRKRPARLGRNPATGEQIKIKASKKVAFRAAKDLKEAV from the coding sequence ATGGCCGAGAAGCAGGAAGTCGTTACGCTCAAGGCGATCGCGTATGAGCTCGCTGAGAAGCATGAGATCCCCAAGAAGCAGTCGGTCGAGATCCTCGACGGCTTCGTCGCCGCGCTGACGAAGAGCCTGAAGAAGGGTGCCAAGATCCGCGTTCCGGGCCTGGGCATTTTCCAGGTTCGCAAGCGTCCGGCGCGCCTCGGCCGTAACCCGGCCACGGGCGAGCAGATCAAGATCAAGGCGTCGAAGAAGGTCGCTTTCCGCGCCGCCAAGGATCTCAAGGAAGCCGTCTAA
- the ugpC gene encoding sn-glycerol-3-phosphate ABC transporter ATP-binding protein UgpC, whose amino-acid sequence MAGVSVRDVRKAYGNTAVIHGVDVEIADGEFVVLVGPSGCGKSTLLRMIAGLEEISGGEISIGNRVVNHLPPKERDVAMVFQNYALYPHMTVRDNMAFSLTLRKADKAEIDKRVKRASEILNLEKYLDRYPKQLSGGQRQRVAMGRAIVRDPQVFLFDEPLSNLDAKLRVAMRTEIKALHQRLKTTTVYVTHDQIEAMTMADRIVVMHDGIVEQIGTPLELYDSPANLFVAGFIGSPAMNFLKAKANGGAVELPGGLKVQAPKGAGSDLKVGIRPEHLTLATGGEGLPATVKVIEPTGAETLVLFEIDGQDTTAVFSERHAFRPGEHIKLTPKPGMFHVFDAASGRRL is encoded by the coding sequence ATGGCTGGCGTATCTGTACGTGACGTTCGCAAGGCTTATGGCAACACGGCCGTCATTCACGGCGTGGACGTCGAAATCGCGGACGGCGAATTCGTTGTTCTGGTCGGTCCCTCGGGCTGCGGCAAGTCGACCCTGCTGCGTATGATCGCGGGTCTGGAGGAAATCTCCGGCGGCGAAATCTCGATCGGAAACCGGGTGGTGAACCACCTGCCGCCGAAGGAACGCGACGTCGCGATGGTGTTCCAGAACTATGCGCTGTATCCGCACATGACCGTGCGCGACAACATGGCGTTCTCGCTGACGCTGCGCAAAGCCGACAAGGCCGAGATCGACAAGCGCGTGAAGCGCGCGTCCGAGATTCTGAACCTCGAGAAGTATCTCGACCGTTACCCGAAGCAGTTGTCGGGCGGTCAGCGCCAGCGCGTCGCCATGGGCCGCGCGATCGTGCGCGACCCGCAGGTGTTCCTGTTCGACGAACCGTTGTCGAACCTCGACGCCAAGCTGCGCGTCGCGATGCGCACGGAAATCAAGGCGCTGCACCAGCGCCTGAAGACCACGACCGTCTACGTCACGCACGACCAGATCGAAGCGATGACGATGGCCGACCGCATCGTCGTCATGCATGACGGCATCGTCGAGCAGATCGGCACGCCGCTCGAGCTGTACGACAGCCCGGCGAACCTGTTCGTCGCGGGCTTCATCGGCTCGCCGGCGATGAACTTCCTGAAGGCCAAGGCCAATGGCGGCGCGGTCGAACTGCCCGGCGGCTTGAAGGTTCAGGCCCCCAAGGGTGCGGGCTCCGATCTCAAGGTCGGCATCCGGCCCGAACACCTCACGCTCGCCACCGGCGGTGAAGGCTTGCCGGCGACGGTCAAGGTGATCGAGCCGACGGGTGCGGAAACGCTGGTGCTGTTCGAAATCGACGGTCAGGACACGACCGCCGTGTTCAGCGAGCGTCATGCCTTCCGTCCGGGCGAGCACATCAAGCTCACGCCCAAGCCCGGCATGTTCCATGTGTTCGACGCCGCTTCCGGCCGTCGTCTCTAA
- a CDS encoding multidrug effflux MFS transporter, with amino-acid sequence MTAGRYVFALIVGMVAIGPLSTDLYLPSLPAIGKALDADVARVQLTLSAYMCAFAVVQLVYGPLSDRYGRRPVAIAGIAIYTAASLACALAPTIEALIWGRAGQAAGACAGVVLGRAIVRDVYGRDGAARALAIVGSIMAFAPAIGPIFGGFIEVAFGWRWNFVLLLGFALVLLAGLVFGLDETNAHKDPAATDPGRMLRNFALLLASRTYLGYALVVSLCYGGFFAFISGSPFVLIEVLGLSPPEYAGFFLICVIGYVVGAQLTVRLSKSWGADKLLRLGTCLNVAGGAAMLLVASGGFATPGLIGATLLTAPMAVYMAGMGIVLPNGQGAALGPYPTMAGAASALMGFLQMATAAFTGIVFGALHAGGTTALPAIVLACGSAAFVSFALLAKR; translated from the coding sequence ATGACCGCCGGGCGCTACGTCTTCGCGCTGATCGTCGGCATGGTGGCCATCGGGCCGCTGTCGACCGATCTTTATCTGCCCTCGCTGCCCGCGATCGGTAAAGCGCTGGACGCCGACGTGGCACGCGTGCAGCTCACGCTGTCCGCCTATATGTGCGCTTTCGCGGTCGTGCAGCTCGTCTACGGCCCGCTATCCGATCGTTACGGCCGTCGGCCGGTGGCGATCGCGGGCATCGCGATCTACACGGCGGCCAGCCTCGCCTGCGCGCTCGCCCCCACGATCGAAGCGTTGATCTGGGGCCGGGCGGGTCAAGCGGCCGGCGCCTGTGCGGGCGTGGTGCTCGGCCGCGCGATCGTGCGCGACGTCTATGGCCGCGACGGCGCCGCGCGCGCTTTGGCCATCGTCGGATCGATCATGGCGTTCGCACCCGCCATCGGACCGATCTTCGGCGGCTTCATCGAAGTCGCGTTCGGTTGGCGCTGGAATTTCGTGCTGCTGCTCGGCTTCGCGCTGGTGCTGCTAGCGGGGCTCGTCTTCGGTCTCGACGAGACCAACGCGCACAAGGACCCCGCCGCGACCGATCCCGGCCGCATGCTGCGCAATTTCGCGCTGCTGCTCGCCAGCCGCACATATCTCGGCTACGCGCTGGTCGTGTCGCTTTGCTATGGCGGGTTCTTTGCCTTCATTTCCGGCTCGCCCTTCGTGTTGATCGAGGTGCTGGGCCTGTCGCCGCCGGAATACGCGGGCTTCTTCCTGATTTGCGTGATCGGCTATGTCGTCGGCGCGCAATTGACCGTGCGGCTCAGCAAAAGCTGGGGCGCGGATAAATTGCTGCGGCTGGGCACCTGCCTCAACGTCGCGGGCGGGGCGGCGATGCTGCTCGTCGCTTCCGGCGGCTTCGCCACACCCGGCTTGATCGGCGCCACGCTGCTAACGGCGCCGATGGCGGTCTATATGGCCGGCATGGGCATCGTGCTGCCCAATGGCCAGGGTGCCGCACTTGGCCCCTATCCCACGATGGCGGGGGCGGCGTCGGCCCTGATGGGTTTCCTGCAAATGGCGACGGCGGCCTTCACCGGCATCGTGTTCGGCGCGTTGCATGCGGGCGGCACGACCGCCCTGCCCGCGATCGTGCTTGCTTGCGGGTCGGCCGCGTTCGTCAGCTTCGCGCTGCTCGCCAAACGCTAG
- a CDS encoding glutathione S-transferase family protein yields MALHLYAANTSNAQRASCALEEFGLPYTLHKLDLSKGEQKTAEFLAINPAGQVPAMVDDAAGVKLAQSCAILLYLADKTGKLLPAAKKADVLRLVAYAASDVSGAVGAYIGFSMSKLADKPAPVGEWLAARVATALGQADKALADGRPFIAGDEFTIADLALAPAARRAKDIPGVADLAHLQAYIARVFARPAMAKGLAALA; encoded by the coding sequence ATGGCGCTGCATCTTTACGCCGCGAACACCTCCAACGCGCAGCGCGCCAGCTGCGCGTTGGAGGAATTCGGTTTGCCCTACACGCTGCATAAGCTCGACCTGTCGAAGGGCGAGCAAAAGACGGCGGAATTCCTGGCGATCAACCCGGCGGGCCAAGTGCCCGCCATGGTCGATGACGCGGCCGGCGTGAAGCTCGCGCAGTCTTGCGCGATCCTGCTCTATCTCGCCGACAAGACCGGCAAGCTGCTGCCCGCCGCCAAGAAGGCGGATGTGCTGCGCTTGGTCGCCTATGCGGCGTCCGATGTGTCGGGTGCCGTCGGCGCCTATATCGGCTTCTCGATGTCGAAGCTCGCCGACAAGCCGGCCCCCGTGGGCGAATGGCTCGCCGCGCGCGTCGCGACGGCGCTGGGCCAGGCCGACAAGGCGCTCGCCGATGGCCGCCCGTTCATCGCGGGCGACGAATTCACCATCGCCGATCTCGCCCTTGCCCCGGCCGCGCGCCGGGCGAAGGACATACCCGGCGTGGCGGACCTCGCCCATCTCCAGGCCTATATCGCGCGGGTTTTCGCCCGCCCGGCGATGGCCAAGGGTCTGGCCGCCCTGGCCTAA
- a CDS encoding ATP-binding protein: protein MAVLIAFAGLPGTGKSTIAKLLARAIGAVYLRVDAIEGALRSLDPGRAIGPEGYDIAAALAVSNLETGRDAIVDCVNPWPLTREGFRQAARRAHAEFLGVEIVCADAGLHRERLEGRMNDLPGVPKVEWSAVVARDYRRWDDADIRVDTAATSASQAAEILASRVRGVVPRH, encoded by the coding sequence ATGGCGGTTCTGATCGCTTTTGCCGGCCTGCCGGGAACCGGAAAATCGACGATCGCCAAATTGCTGGCGCGCGCGATCGGTGCGGTCTATTTGCGCGTCGATGCGATCGAAGGCGCGTTGCGCAGCCTCGATCCCGGCCGCGCGATCGGGCCCGAAGGCTACGACATCGCGGCCGCACTCGCCGTTTCCAATCTGGAAACCGGGCGGGACGCGATTGTCGATTGCGTCAATCCGTGGCCGTTGACGCGCGAGGGTTTCCGCCAAGCGGCGCGTCGCGCGCATGCCGAATTTCTGGGCGTGGAGATCGTCTGCGCCGATGCGGGCCTTCATCGCGAACGTTTGGAAGGCCGGATGAACGATCTGCCCGGCGTGCCGAAAGTCGAATGGTCGGCCGTCGTCGCGCGCGACTATCGCCGGTGGGACGACGCGGATATTCGCGTCGATACGGCCGCGACTTCCGCATCTCAAGCCGCGGAAATACTGGCTTCGCGCGTGCGCGGCGTCGTGCCGCGACATTGA